From Kineosporia sp. NBRC 101731, one genomic window encodes:
- a CDS encoding helix-turn-helix transcriptional regulator, translated as MAVRDVIARAIAGERTAQALTQADLAARAGVSPGILARIEAGTREVTLDELLRLAQALDVTGSDLLRKASPHDRARFGL; from the coding sequence ATGGCCGTCCGCGACGTCATCGCACGGGCCATCGCCGGCGAACGAACTGCACAGGCACTCACCCAAGCCGACCTTGCGGCACGGGCTGGCGTCAGTCCAGGCATCCTGGCCCGCATCGAAGCTGGCACGCGCGAAGTAACCCTCGACGAACTCCTACGGCTCGCCCAGGCGCTCGACGTGACCGGATCAGACCTTCTGCGCAAAGCCAGCCCGCACGACCGGGCCCGCTTCGGTCTCTAG
- a CDS encoding HNH endonuclease, with protein MSATVPGQRTDAEMEAALGVVLNHCTARSTTKVVCMILAATSEPPTIAEIADMANVHERGVRRALRELEESGDIRLVERSIRGRPNVYEIALQCLPGCRGADHVIEPERSAKAKGKAVISPSLRRKVHERDFYRCLGCGTHLDLTCDHVIPESRGGKTELDNLQTLCMPCNLDKGVLSQDEWSARRAARAIAPQLTLPA; from the coding sequence TTGAGCGCGACGGTGCCAGGCCAGCGCACCGACGCCGAGATGGAGGCGGCCCTCGGGGTCGTCCTCAATCACTGCACGGCCCGCAGCACAACGAAGGTCGTCTGCATGATCCTCGCCGCCACATCGGAGCCACCGACCATCGCCGAGATCGCCGACATGGCGAACGTACACGAGCGCGGCGTTCGTCGGGCGCTCCGGGAGCTTGAAGAATCAGGTGACATCCGCCTTGTCGAGCGCTCCATACGTGGTCGCCCGAACGTCTACGAGATCGCCTTGCAGTGCCTGCCCGGATGCCGGGGCGCCGACCATGTGATTGAGCCCGAGAGGAGCGCCAAGGCGAAGGGCAAGGCGGTGATCTCGCCCAGCCTGCGCCGCAAGGTCCACGAACGAGACTTCTACCGGTGCCTGGGCTGTGGGACGCATCTTGACCTCACATGCGACCACGTCATTCCGGAGAGCCGCGGCGGGAAAACGGAGCTCGACAACCTCCAGACTCTGTGCATGCCGTGCAACTTGGACAAGGGCGTTCTGAGCCAAGATGAATGGAGTGCTCGACGGGCAGCGCGGGCCATCGCCCCGCAGCTCACCTTGCCAGCCTGA
- a CDS encoding single-stranded DNA-binding protein, with protein MAGDTTLSLIGNLTNDPELRFTPSGAAVANFTVASTPSSFDKQSNSWKDGETLYMRCSVWREAAENVAESLTRGSRVIVTGRLKSRTYDTKEGEKRTVVELEVDELGPSLKYATAKVVKAERGGSGRGSSGGSQPSNGQPSGDPWASAAPAGAGFGGDASPPF; from the coding sequence ATGGCCGGCGATACGACCTTGAGCTTGATCGGGAACCTCACCAACGACCCGGAGCTGAGGTTCACTCCCTCCGGCGCGGCCGTCGCGAACTTCACCGTAGCTTCGACGCCATCCTCGTTCGACAAGCAGTCGAACTCTTGGAAGGACGGCGAGACGCTGTACATGCGGTGCAGTGTCTGGCGCGAGGCCGCCGAGAACGTCGCCGAGTCCCTGACCCGCGGTTCGCGGGTGATCGTGACGGGCCGGCTGAAGTCCCGGACGTACGACACCAAGGAAGGCGAGAAGCGCACGGTCGTCGAGCTCGAGGTGGACGAGCTGGGCCCGAGCCTCAAGTACGCCACGGCGAAGGTCGTGAAAGCCGAGCGTGGTGGTTCCGGTCGAGGCTCGTCAGGCGGCTCCCAGCCGTCGAACGGCCAGCCCTCCGGCGACCCCTGGGCGTCTGCTGCCCCGGCGGGTGCCGGGTTCGGTGGGGATGCCTCGCCGCCGTTCTGA
- a CDS encoding helix-turn-helix domain-containing protein: protein MTEDLSTTQVARQHEVHPTTVLRWIASGELDATWVGRRLRIKQADADAMRRPVTQQLTITGSTGETT from the coding sequence GTGACGGAAGACCTCTCCACCACGCAGGTCGCCAGGCAGCACGAGGTCCACCCGACCACCGTCCTGCGCTGGATCGCCTCCGGAGAGCTCGACGCCACCTGGGTCGGCCGCCGACTGCGCATCAAGCAAGCCGACGCGGACGCAATGCGCCGCCCGGTCACCCAGCAGCTCACCATCACCGGCTCCACGGGGGAGACGACATGA
- a CDS encoding DUF262 domain-containing protein, with product MAVETLQTLAPIRRISVSTFNNRIDSIAHYDTADFGLDMDQPYQRGHVWGLTRRRNLIRSFLLGVPIPSLIINNRWEAKFSHPGWDEKRCNSHAVIDGKQRCTTILMFMRGELAVPASWWTTEQFDMPATIETDDGLYVDWNGLTRQGQFRFRDRTIGVAEGQFSTLAEEQAVFDLVNFGGVAQGETDNV from the coding sequence ATGGCAGTGGAGACGTTGCAGACCTTGGCCCCGATCCGCCGGATCTCGGTGTCGACGTTCAACAACCGCATTGACTCGATCGCGCACTACGACACGGCAGACTTCGGTCTCGACATGGATCAGCCGTACCAGCGTGGCCACGTCTGGGGCTTAACCCGGCGTCGAAATCTCATCCGGTCATTCCTTCTGGGTGTGCCGATTCCGTCCCTCATCATCAACAACCGGTGGGAGGCGAAGTTCAGTCACCCCGGGTGGGACGAGAAACGCTGCAACTCTCACGCCGTCATCGACGGCAAGCAGAGGTGCACGACGATCCTGATGTTCATGCGCGGCGAACTGGCCGTCCCTGCCTCTTGGTGGACCACCGAGCAGTTCGACATGCCCGCCACGATCGAGACCGACGACGGCTTGTATGTCGACTGGAACGGGCTGACCCGGCAGGGGCAATTTCGATTCCGCGACCGCACGATCGGCGTCGCCGAGGGCCAGTTCTCGACGCTGGCCGAGGAGCAGGCCGTGTTCGACCTCGTGAACTTCGGTGGGGTCGCTCAGGGCGAGACCGACAACGTCTGA
- a CDS encoding helix-turn-helix transcriptional regulator, which yields MSSSTRLAVGRAIAAERAAASMSQTELGRRMGWSRQTVGAIETGVRPLYTEDIPELCEALDCTVWDLLRRVSARESRAMGLDG from the coding sequence GTGAGTAGCTCAACGCGCCTGGCGGTCGGTCGTGCCATCGCGGCCGAACGCGCCGCCGCGAGCATGTCCCAGACGGAACTGGGGCGTCGGATGGGCTGGTCCCGGCAGACGGTCGGTGCGATCGAGACCGGTGTGCGTCCGCTGTACACGGAGGACATCCCTGAGCTGTGCGAAGCGCTGGACTGCACCGTGTGGGATCTGCTGCGGCGTGTGAGCGCCCGCGAGTCGCGGGCGATGGGCCTGGACGGCTAG
- a CDS encoding GntR family transcriptional regulator: MAPDDPQHVVIATALRAQIANGELAPGARIPSEQSLADWFGRPRPIVRLALNILRSEGLIDTRPGRGTFVREKPAVIVRRSDRYKRAPRPDGLTSPLWRDATAAGVRPTFSPTPKTVQERASEQIAHRLRIGPGDPVMHTSYRWVADGQPIQLSESWEPVALVGGTDIEEPEVGTGAGAGVVARMDLIGVHVDAIWEGIKTRPSTAEERRLLAIPEDVWVIVIQRTHMAGEKPVETCDIVIAADRYELEYLIPIE, from the coding sequence GTGGCCCCAGACGACCCTCAGCACGTAGTCATCGCGACCGCCCTACGGGCACAGATAGCCAATGGCGAGCTCGCGCCGGGGGCACGCATACCGTCCGAGCAGTCCCTCGCAGACTGGTTCGGGCGACCACGGCCGATCGTCCGGCTGGCACTCAACATCCTTCGCAGCGAAGGCCTCATCGACACCAGGCCAGGACGAGGGACGTTCGTCCGCGAGAAGCCAGCCGTGATCGTGCGTCGGTCGGATCGCTACAAGCGGGCACCGCGGCCAGATGGGCTCACGTCGCCGCTGTGGCGTGACGCGACCGCGGCCGGCGTACGGCCCACGTTCTCCCCCACGCCGAAGACAGTTCAGGAGCGGGCAAGCGAGCAGATCGCACACCGACTGCGAATAGGCCCTGGCGACCCCGTCATGCACACGTCGTATCGGTGGGTGGCTGACGGGCAGCCCATACAGCTTTCCGAGTCCTGGGAGCCCGTGGCTCTCGTCGGCGGCACGGACATCGAAGAGCCCGAGGTTGGCACCGGTGCAGGCGCTGGCGTTGTGGCGCGCATGGACTTGATAGGCGTCCATGTCGACGCGATCTGGGAGGGCATCAAGACGCGCCCTTCAACGGCCGAGGAACGGCGCCTGTTGGCCATCCCGGAGGACGTGTGGGTCATCGTGATCCAGAGGACACACATGGCCGGAGAGAAGCCTGTGGAGACGTGCGACATCGTCATAGCCGCAGACCGCTACGAGCTCGAGTACCTGATCCCGATCGAGTAG
- a CDS encoding DUF3307 domain-containing protein gives MNAAIVFPVILLSWFVGHHVGDHLIQTDRQAREKGGAHGHGACLSHVATLTVTKLVLLAEAFTALDLWGTTTTWALLAGVALDAVTHYWADRRHTLATFSELTAKGNFYRLAPPLGGAHLIDQSWHLAWLFVAALIAATGSFALLATAAAAFAAIAATVYLSQKETV, from the coding sequence ATGAACGCCGCGATCGTCTTCCCCGTCATCCTCCTCAGCTGGTTCGTCGGGCATCACGTCGGCGACCACCTCATCCAGACCGACCGGCAGGCCCGCGAAAAGGGCGGTGCACACGGACACGGCGCGTGCCTGTCGCACGTCGCGACGCTCACCGTGACCAAGCTCGTGCTCCTCGCGGAAGCGTTCACTGCGCTCGACCTGTGGGGCACAACGACCACGTGGGCGCTCCTCGCCGGCGTCGCCCTCGACGCGGTCACCCACTACTGGGCCGACCGCCGCCACACCCTCGCGACATTCTCCGAGCTGACCGCGAAGGGGAACTTCTACCGCCTCGCCCCGCCGCTGGGTGGCGCGCACCTGATCGATCAGTCCTGGCACCTGGCCTGGCTGTTCGTCGCCGCGCTCATCGCCGCCACCGGCAGCTTCGCCCTCCTGGCCACCGCAGCAGCAGCTTTCGCCGCCATCGCCGCCACCGTCTACCTCTCCCAGAAGGAGACCGTCTGA